Proteins found in one Plasmodium knowlesi strain H genome assembly, chromosome: 12 genomic segment:
- a CDS encoding MSP7-like protein, which translates to MKKMVNLFSSSFICLVVLAQHPTWGADIPDEVTNIYNDEHNLLNSLKNKLHNLNEIMQESVSENSHEVDELGEQEEENIEVEEHQHGNTLEDPTEANEGSENSPQEDIHIDNEADFIGQWIKFMANEEEVDDNDNGEKDSEEDAKEKQDVDTPTGLEENDAPILAADEPAQPSSASNASAQTAQNAQASEDSQSDKNTQGNGVQVSVAPAGNSVEQGKQTLLPTESESSVSSVTSSAQNPDVQLPVQQQQSGEVINGGQNDAPAGVQANPTDVQLPTVGVQNTTTGEHSTNSNDAKINYLDELYDEIITTPDIKKKMQNSSYKTKYKLSLNPAEYQIVKKLFELGFGNENESSAGTSLVEVFKKVLDDEKFQKEFDNIVQGFYGFAKRHNYISQEQMNNTSHTNLLKNAINLMNTL; encoded by the coding sequence atgaagaaaatggttaatttattttcctcctcctttatttGCCTTGTCGTATTGGCGCAACATCCAACATGGGGCGCAGACATCCCGGATGAGGTAACCAACATTTATAATGATGAACATAATTTGCTGAACTCGTTGAAGAACAAACTGCATAATTTAAATGAAATTATGCAAGAGAGCGTGTCAGAAAATTCCCATGAAGTTGATGAATTGGGAgaacaggaggaagaaaatatagaaGTAGAGGAGCACCAACATGGTAACACTTTGGAGGATCCCACGGAGGCAAACGAAGGAAGCGAAAATAGCCCTCAGGAGGATATCCATATAGATAATGAGGCTGATTTCATTGGACAATGGATTAAATTCATGGCGAATGAAGAGGAGGTTGACGATAATGATAATGGTGAGAAAGATTCCGAAGAGGAtgcgaaggaaaaacaggACGTAGACACACCAACAGGTCTGGAAGAAAACGATGCGCCGATTCTCGCAGCAGATGAACCTGCACAGCCGTCAAGTGCAAGTAACGCCTCTGCACAAACGGCGCAAAATGCCCAAGCATCCGAAGATAGCCAATCAGATAAAAACACTCAGGGGAATGGAGTGCAAGTATCTGTTGCTCCAGCCGGAAATTCAGTTGAACAAGGAAAGCAAACCTTACTTCCTACGGAATCAGAATCATCAGTTAGCAGTGTAACATCAAGCGCACAAAATCCAGACGTGCAACTTCCAGTACAACAGCAACAAAGTGGGGAAGTGATAAATGGAGGACAAAACGACGCACCTGCAGGTGTTCAAGCTAATCCAACGGATGTCCAATTACCAACAGTAGGAGTGCAGAACACAACAACAGGAGAACACAGCACCAACTCGAACGATGCCAAAATTAACTACTTGGACGAACTTTATGATGAGATTATAACCACTCCGGATATTAAGAAAAAGATGCAGAATTCATCCTACAAGACGAAGTACAAGCTCAGCTTGAACCCTGCGGAATATCAAATTGTGAAGAAACTATTTGAACTCGGATTTGGAAATGAAAACGAATCTTCAGCTGGTACTTCGCTGGttgaagtttttaaaaaagtgctAGATGACGAGAAATTTCAGAAGGAGTTTGACAACATTGTACAGGGGTTCTATGGATTTGCCAAGAGACACAACTACATAAGTCAGGAACAGATGAATAACACAAGCCACACCAATCTGCTAAAGAACGCCATTAACTTGATGAACACCTTATGA
- a CDS encoding MSP7-like protein, which translates to MKSGFVLVSCLLLVCTGPILGEENKKGKETPHKGDADNISDHELKNLKGKLQTLKVQINDEKLPKKITEDQILMLKKKLEEFKNLKKAQDAKMAAQRGKSSHGDKDELELSDKEFAWQNVTGNEDPVMVPRSGHGVEGTNEEESKEGKTVPSVNAGATLSVSEPDSSESTSEVSSGPSNEPAGGDSVVLNNSPQPTNPAEPSVSTGSAASTGSTASTGSTASTGSTGSTGSTGSTASTEPVSPNQNVKPAGKIHHFDLLYDNLLAGENKKNMMDEGEHHSAYNNFRKQYDQLILSQTEYDICLKLLDTMLSNGMVEEAKKNALKETFKKAMYDKDYGEKFKNLISGVYAFAKRNNFLDENKVKGQDYNKLFDYICSLMNTLLL; encoded by the coding sequence ATGAAGAGCGGATTCGTTTTGGTCTCCTGTCTCCTCCTCGTCTGCACAGGTCCAATActgggagaagaaaataaaaaagggaaagaaaccCCACACAAGGGCGATGCAGATAACATCAGCGACCATGAGTTAAAAAATCTGAAAGGGAAATTGCAAACTTTGAAGGTACAAATTAATGATGAGAAATTACCAAAGAAAATTACCGAAGATCAAATTttgatgttaaaaaaaaagttggaggaatttaaaaatttgaaaaaagctCAAGATGCCAAGATGGCGGCCCAGAGGGGGAAGAGCTCACACGGGGACAAGGATGAATTGGAACTTAGCGATAAGGAGTTCGCCTGGCAGAATGTCACCGGAAATGAGGACCCAGTAATGGTGCCTAGAAGTGGCCATGGTGtagaaggaacaaatgaagaggaaagtaaagaagggaaaacGGTCCCTTCAGTTAATGCAGGTGCAACTCTTAGTGTAAGTGAACCAGATTCATCCGAATCCACAAGTGAAGTTTCTTCAGGGCCAAGCAATGAACCCGCTGGGGGCGACTCAGTTGTTTTGAACAATTCTCCACAGCCCACAAACCCAGCGGAACCATCCGTGTCAACCGGGTCAGCCGCATCAACCGGGTCAACCGCATCAACCGGGTCAACCGCATCAACCGGGTCAACCGGGTCAACCGGGTCAACCGGGTCAACCGCATCAACCGAGCCAGTAAGCCCGAACCAGAATGTCAAGCCTGCAGGGAAAATCCATCACTTCGACTTACTGTACGACAACTTGCTtgcaggagaaaataaaaaaaatatgatggaCGAAGGAGAGCATCACAGTGCCTACAACAATTTTAGAAAGCAGTACGATCAACTCATCCTAAGTCAGACTGAATACGACATCTGCTTGAAGCTTCTAGATACGATGCTATCAAATGGAATGGTGGAAGaggcaaagaaaaatgcgCTAAAAGAGACGTTTAAGAAAGCAATGTACGATAAGGATTACGGTGAGAAGTTTAAAAATCTCATCTCCGGAGTTTATGCGTTCGCTAAgagaaacaattttttaGATGAGAACAAGGTGAAGGGACAAGACTACAACAAGTTGTTCGACTATATATGTAGCCTGATGAACACTCTTCTGCTTTAG
- a CDS encoding MSP7-like protein has translation MKKSIAIFGSLFVLLSHSIVSSEKVCIQKKKNNLEQDAMHMLMKKLESLYKLSATDNSEVFVKEIEALKKQIEQLQQHGGVNEGVTLGHALENEAANESTKKTIFGVDEDDLDNYDVDFTGQSKGKIKGQSSKYQKKVAGNDEPNVEASGVGTTGTGDSGTESPPGTTGTQNAQSAENSVSQSTQSTVSSSVSTGESSGSGNTGASSESSQSSSGDGSQKNDEVVPPLQNNGEVTSDAAQSSSQAAPEGPAAPAGQASHAPVPEVKYLDKLYDEVLKGEDGKNGIHIPEFHSKYNDFRKKYELTMNEQEYQMMKKLFDAFFKKGESTNAVCPLEFFKKVLNNMSLQEEFDNFQHGLYGFAKRHNYLRGEKTTNEKLYHDLLKNIINLLNTIEMK, from the coding sequence atgaagaaatcaaTTGCAATTTTTGGTTCCCTCTTTGTGCTGCTTTCGCACAGCATCGTGTCGTCTGAAAAAGTATGCAtccagaagaagaaaaataatctgGAGCAGGATGCAATGCACATGTTGATGAAGAAGTTGGAGAGTTTGTATAAACTGAGTGCGACGGACAACAGTGAAGTATTCGTCAAGGAAATTGAGGCTTTGAAGAAACAGATTGAGCAACTCCAACAACATGGTGGGGTAAACGAAGGAGTAACTTTAGGCCATGCTCTAGAAAACGAGGCTGCTAACGAATCCACCAAGAAGACCATTTTTGGAGTGGATGAAGACGACCTGGATAACTACGATGTGGACTTCACTGGACAGAGCAAGGGCAAAATTAAGGGCCAGTCAAGTAAGTATCAAAAGAAAGTGGCTGGAAATGATGAACCGAATGTGGAAGCATCTGGTGTGGGAACGACTGGCACAGGTGATTCAGGTACCGAATCACCCCCAGGAACTACGGGTACCCAGAATGCTCAATCCGCAGAAAATTCGGTATCCCAGAGTACTCAATCCACAGTTAGTTCCAGTGTTAGTACAGGAGAATCATCAGGCTCAGGTAACACAGGAGCTTCAAGTGAATCAAGTCAGAGTTCCTCCGGAGATGGATCACAAAAAAACGATGAAGTTGTACCCCCCCTACAGAATAATGGAGAGGTAACCTCAGATGCAGCGCAATCTTCCTCCCAAGCGGCACCAGAAGGTCCAGCCGCTCCTGCGGGACAAGCTTCACATGCACCCGTCCCGGAAGTGAAGTACCTGGACAAGCTCTACGACGAAGTACTTAAAGGGGAAGACGGAAAGAACGGCATTCACATCCCCGAATTCCACAGCAAATATAATGATTTTCGAAAGAAGTACGAGCTTACGATGAATGAGCAGGAGTAccagatgatgaaaaaattatttgacGCCTTCTTCAAGAAGGGGGAGAGTACCAATGCCGTTTGCCCCCttgaatttttcaaaaaagttTTGAATAACATGAGTTTGCAAGAAGAGTTTGACAACTTTCAGCATGGTCTTTACGGATTTGCGAAACGCCACAACTACTTGAGGGGCGAGAAGACGACAAATGAGAAACTATACCATGATTTGctaaaaaatatcataaatTTGCTAAACACGATTGAAATGAAGTAA
- a CDS encoding chaperone binding protein, putative: protein MSDKTKDGKKAHTEDEKDKEFEEKIKQLTVDERVKNALNLKLEGNDEFKKKKYEEAISKYNEGLKYIHKLEKKNEKMIELEIAFYQNMSICYSNVENYNQAYEYVKKVLQLDKDNAKGLFRLGQIEFNRCNFDVAKEKIQDFIKAHPENMEAKKLLKNILIKQNEHNKKQKEAFSKIFQKASGLYDDREKEIQRKKKEKYENYLKSCAEKNEKIVDFEEWEVMEREKEIEEQKKKQEEQKEKEKKEKEQKQSEKQSKAEKKKSKHNDNVKKKKSGSLTSNTTNSSSCLDIDEEDQKIIDETKKMGYCYFRKDIKEDDKKFFEKNMPQKIENVITDDHNLYKTENKAISSWNAAGTTYEEKDMSKWAKQKLEQCLKNIHFKNTEKSDFLNLNNQNEYNLLNADYPEVLPIQYLYKIELKDIKDLNVDAQIVVIRGTKRHIFELSCNLYITLNINITEFHIHKIIVQIGELSSELEAGKTWRDYITVKKNDKLKVPDKLFNNIYEFIIEKVENQVKYFTEEYSKM from the coding sequence ATGAGCGACAAAACCAAGGACGGGAAGAAAGCCCACACGGAAGACGAGAAGGACAAGGAgtttgaagagaaaataaaacaactAACCGTGGACGAGCGAGTGAAGAACGCCCTGAACCTTAAGCTCGAGGGGAAcgatgaatttaaaaaaaaaaaatacgaagaaGCCATAAGCAAGTACAATGAAGGGTTGAAATACATACACAAgttagaaaagaagaatgagaaaatgATCGAACTGGAGATAGCCTTTTATCAAAACATGAGCATATGCTATTCCAACGTAGAGAATTACAACCAAGCGTATGAGTACGTAAAAAAAGTGCTACAGCTGGATAAGGACAACGCCAAAGGATTGTTCAGACTAGGACAAATTGAATTCAATCGGTGCAACTTTGACGTCGCAAAGGAGAAGATACAAGATTTTATTAAGGCACACCCAGAGAATATGGAAGCCAAGAAGCTCCTTAAAAATATACTCATCAAACAAAACGAACACAACAAAAAGCAGAAGGAGGCCTTCTCCAAAATCTTTCAAAAAGCCTCTGGACTGTACGATGACagagagaaggaaatacagagaaagaagaaggaaaaatatgagaATTACCTAAAATCGTGTGCTgagaagaacgaaaaaattgTAGACTTCGAGGAGTGGGAAGTTATGGAGAGGGAGAAGGAGATTGAggagcagaagaaaaagcaggaggagcaaaaggagaaagagaagaaagagaaggagcaAAAGCAGTCGGAGAAGCAGAGCAAAgcggagaagaaaaagtccAAGCATAACgataatgtgaaaaaaaaaaaaagtggctcACTCACATCCAATACGACAAATAGCTCGTCCTGCTTAGACATAGACGAGGAAGACCAAAAAATAATCGACGAAACGAAGAAAATGGGTTATTGCTATTTTAGGAAAGACATAAAAgaagatgataaaaaattcttcgaaaaaaatatgcctcaaaaaatagaaaacgTTATTACTGATGATCATAATTTGTATAAAACTGAAAATAAAGCCATCTCCTCTTGGAACGCCGCCGGCACTACATATGAAGAGAAGGACATGAGCAAATGGGCAAAGCAAAAGTTAGAACAATGTCTCAAGAATATCCACTTTaaaaatacagaaaaatCAGATTTCCTCAATTTAAATAACCAGAACGAGTATAACTTGTTGAATGCAGATTACCCCGAAGTTTTACCAATTCAATATTTATACAAAATAGAATTAAAAGATATAAAAGATCTGAATGTGGATGCACAGATCGTTGTCATAAGGGGCACAAAGAGACACATCTTCGAGCTCTCATGCAATTTATACATAACGCTAAATATCAATATAACTGAATTTCACATACATAAAATTATCGTCCAGATAGGTGAACTGTCTAGCGAGTTAGAGGCTGGAAAAACATGGAGAGACTATATAACTGTGAAGAAGAACGATAAATTAAAAGTTCCAGATAAACTGTTCAACAATATATATGAGTTCATAATTGAGAAGGTGGAGAACCAGGTAAAGTACTTCACAGAGGAGTACAGTAAGATGTGA